A single genomic interval of Rosistilla ulvae harbors:
- a CDS encoding 3-keto-disaccharide hydrolase translates to MRRIGPMAFATLVMLSLTIGIQSAQSTANAAAPEGFTPLFNGTDLSGWKGLVGNPKTRAAMSADELAAAQKEADQLMRDHWSVEDGVLKFDGKGKSLCTDKDYGDFEMYVDWKILEGGDSGIYLRGSPQIQIWDTEFENYFRHGAENGSGALWNNQKNPRFPLAKADKPVGQWNRFYIRMVGERVTVKLNDTLVFDDVVMENIWDRGLPIYPRGQIELQNHGNTLYFRDISIREIPTEEANEILAAREPADLFTPIFNGKDLTGWKGKLDEHEVIDGAIVCKPGKAGTIFTEKEYSDFVALFEFKLPPGGNHGLTLRYPGTGAPHLDGLELQILDDEDPKYAKLDPRQYHGSVYGLAAPHRGYLRPTGEWNFQKVTMVGSNVKVELNGTTILETDLSTIKESKDGAVPPGAKRKSGHFGLCGHNDQVAIRNLQIRELPGEPATPPSRDIAISPTDGPIKLFNGRNLEGFYTWIRDTAYADPRKIFTVKDGMIHITGDGWGGLITNDYYRDYHLIVEFKWGERTWSTRKDRARDSGVLLHCWGPDGGYAKTWMASIEAQIIEGGVGDILVLTGTDPETGQVLPTSLSAEITKDRDGEKIWKKGGEMTSLSRGRVNWLKRDVDWADKVDFRGKDDVESPFGEWTRMEVIADGDHLIYKVNGVVINEAFDASPSFGKLLLQTELAEMFVRRYELWPLGKAPNDELKQ, encoded by the coding sequence ATGAGACGAATAGGTCCGATGGCCTTCGCAACCCTTGTCATGCTGTCGCTGACAATTGGAATCCAGTCAGCCCAATCGACCGCCAACGCGGCGGCTCCCGAAGGCTTTACGCCTCTGTTCAACGGCACCGATCTGTCGGGCTGGAAGGGACTGGTCGGGAATCCCAAGACGCGAGCGGCGATGAGCGCCGACGAACTGGCCGCTGCCCAAAAGGAAGCTGACCAACTGATGCGCGACCACTGGTCGGTCGAAGATGGCGTGCTGAAGTTCGACGGCAAGGGGAAGAGCCTTTGCACTGACAAGGACTACGGCGATTTCGAAATGTACGTCGACTGGAAGATTTTGGAGGGAGGCGACAGCGGGATCTATCTGCGTGGCAGCCCCCAGATCCAGATCTGGGACACCGAGTTTGAGAACTATTTCCGCCACGGTGCCGAAAACGGTTCGGGTGCGTTGTGGAACAACCAAAAGAACCCACGTTTCCCGCTAGCCAAAGCGGACAAGCCAGTTGGCCAATGGAACAGGTTCTACATCCGCATGGTCGGCGAGCGCGTGACCGTCAAGCTGAACGACACGCTGGTCTTCGACGACGTCGTGATGGAAAACATCTGGGACCGCGGCCTGCCGATCTACCCTCGCGGCCAGATCGAATTGCAGAACCATGGCAACACGCTCTACTTCCGCGACATCTCGATCCGCGAGATCCCGACCGAAGAAGCTAACGAGATCCTGGCTGCTCGCGAGCCAGCCGACTTGTTCACGCCGATCTTCAATGGCAAAGACCTGACCGGATGGAAAGGTAAGTTGGACGAGCACGAAGTCATCGACGGCGCGATTGTTTGCAAGCCAGGCAAAGCGGGAACGATCTTCACCGAAAAAGAGTACTCCGACTTCGTCGCTCTATTCGAATTCAAACTGCCACCGGGCGGAAACCATGGCCTGACCTTGCGTTATCCCGGCACCGGAGCACCGCACTTGGACGGCTTGGAACTGCAGATCCTCGACGACGAAGATCCTAAATACGCCAAGCTCGACCCACGCCAATACCACGGTTCGGTCTACGGCCTGGCCGCCCCTCACCGCGGTTACCTGCGTCCGACCGGCGAATGGAACTTCCAAAAGGTGACGATGGTTGGTTCGAATGTCAAAGTCGAACTCAACGGAACCACGATCCTGGAAACCGACCTGTCGACGATCAAAGAATCGAAGGATGGCGCGGTGCCTCCGGGAGCCAAGCGTAAGAGCGGCCACTTCGGTCTGTGTGGCCACAACGATCAGGTTGCGATTCGCAACTTGCAGATCCGCGAACTGCCAGGCGAACCAGCGACGCCGCCTAGCCGCGACATCGCGATCAGCCCAACCGATGGCCCGATCAAGCTGTTCAACGGTCGCAACCTGGAAGGTTTTTACACCTGGATCCGCGACACCGCCTACGCCGATCCTCGCAAGATCTTCACCGTCAAGGATGGCATGATCCACATCACCGGCGATGGCTGGGGTGGACTGATCACCAACGATTATTACCGCGATTACCACTTGATCGTCGAATTCAAATGGGGCGAGCGAACCTGGAGCACCCGTAAGGATCGTGCTCGCGACAGCGGCGTTCTGCTGCACTGCTGGGGTCCCGATGGCGGCTATGCCAAGACCTGGATGGCATCGATCGAAGCCCAGATCATCGAAGGAGGCGTCGGCGATATCTTGGTTCTCACGGGAACCGATCCCGAGACCGGGCAGGTCCTGCCGACTTCGTTGAGTGCTGAGATCACCAAGGATCGCGACGGCGAGAAGATCTGGAAGAAGGGTGGCGAGATGACCTCGCTTTCCCGCGGCCGCGTCAACTGGCTGAAACGCGATGTCGATTGGGCCGACAAGGTCGACTTCCGCGGCAAAGACGATGTCGAAAGTCCCTTCGGTGAATGGACTCGGATGGAAGTCATCGCCGATGGAGATCACTTGATCTACAAAGTCAACGGCGTTGTCATCAACGAAGCCTTCGACGCTTCGCCAAGCTTCGGCAAGCTGCTGTTGCAAACCGAGTTGGCCGAGATGTTTGTCCGCCGCTACGAACTGTGGCCACTGGGCAAAGCTCCCAACGACGAGCTGAAGCAATAA
- a CDS encoding LamG-like jellyroll fold domain-containing protein yields MSAPNRPAPVETLADRIALFASTRAWRVGLLVVLIAAIQLPACANDVVGPVVGAVESTTAHLLYRPAAAEKRMRLTLLSETGDVIKTVDASSEQANDYVAKFAVAGLQPGTTYRYKIEELTGKANRQSKSIALVEADEKHAFTTATPARDDNRVSVGFVSCVDIEPNGMWADMQELEIDTLCLMGDTPYIDTADLKVVRDRHRKFMQMDELAALARSTPVVGTWDDHDFGLNNGNGLNMQKGKPATRRGFVEYRAHSKYGNGSEGVYHKVDLGMIEVFLLDPRYFSQTEPSPVDPSQPTCFGKQQWEWLLDGLQQSKAPFKVLAMGAIWEDKKNSETDDMFTYWYERDALLDFVKQQKIGGVVLLGGDIHVARHLRHPQRVGYDLHDFVISPGHTRVITELDVYHPSLEWSLVEGWQFLTLTASGKGADRKLVAQFRQPEGIVNREVVIDLASATPIPTEDNKDTTSLSRELRAYWSFDGDLSNASVLGDRIDASAKNGAAVVADAGIRGGAVQLKRSQQQFLNVPRSFLDENSTAHTVSAWFRSDSLPAHGSSERQFLFESTAEGSPDGQRAWHLSLGLRTGENPDQVNVQVHTVTLQPAAKPEAAPQAIAQTPFGAMLDRDQLKGQWNHVALTFDGQRMQMFVNGQMVIDQPLPIPGPAAEFGGLILGGHRAGVGRNFDGAIDEVAIWQRVLSAAELQSLYGNGKPAKIGQ; encoded by the coding sequence ATGTCTGCTCCAAATCGTCCCGCACCTGTTGAAACGCTCGCCGACCGCATCGCACTTTTCGCGTCTACCAGAGCATGGCGCGTCGGGCTGTTGGTCGTTCTGATCGCCGCGATCCAACTGCCAGCTTGTGCCAACGATGTCGTGGGGCCTGTCGTTGGTGCGGTCGAATCGACGACGGCGCATCTTTTGTATCGTCCCGCGGCAGCGGAAAAGCGGATGCGGCTGACGCTCCTTTCCGAAACGGGCGACGTGATCAAGACGGTCGATGCGAGCAGCGAACAGGCGAACGACTACGTCGCCAAGTTTGCCGTGGCGGGACTGCAGCCCGGCACAACGTATCGCTATAAGATTGAAGAGCTGACGGGAAAAGCAAATCGCCAATCGAAATCAATCGCGTTAGTGGAGGCCGATGAAAAACATGCGTTCACGACCGCCACGCCGGCACGCGACGACAACCGTGTGAGTGTCGGATTCGTCTCGTGCGTCGATATCGAACCCAACGGGATGTGGGCCGATATGCAAGAACTGGAGATCGATACACTCTGTCTGATGGGAGACACTCCCTACATCGACACCGCCGATCTCAAGGTCGTCCGCGACCGGCATCGCAAGTTCATGCAGATGGATGAACTGGCCGCGCTTGCCCGATCGACTCCGGTCGTCGGCACCTGGGACGATCACGACTTTGGCTTGAACAACGGCAACGGCTTGAACATGCAAAAAGGGAAGCCGGCCACGCGCCGCGGCTTTGTCGAATACCGCGCCCACTCGAAATACGGCAACGGTAGCGAAGGGGTGTATCACAAGGTCGACCTCGGAATGATCGAGGTCTTCCTGCTGGATCCGCGTTACTTTTCGCAGACCGAACCGTCGCCGGTCGATCCGAGCCAACCGACTTGTTTTGGCAAGCAGCAGTGGGAATGGCTGTTGGATGGCCTGCAGCAATCGAAGGCACCGTTTAAGGTGTTGGCGATGGGAGCGATCTGGGAGGACAAGAAGAATAGTGAAACCGACGACATGTTCACCTATTGGTACGAGCGCGACGCGCTGTTGGATTTTGTCAAGCAGCAAAAGATCGGCGGCGTCGTTTTGTTGGGAGGCGACATTCACGTCGCGCGGCATCTACGGCATCCGCAACGCGTCGGTTACGATCTGCACGACTTTGTGATCTCGCCCGGGCACACTCGCGTGATCACGGAACTGGACGTCTATCACCCGTCGCTGGAATGGTCGCTTGTCGAAGGCTGGCAGTTCCTGACACTGACTGCTTCGGGAAAGGGAGCCGATCGCAAACTGGTAGCTCAGTTTCGTCAGCCCGAAGGAATCGTGAACCGCGAGGTCGTCATCGATCTCGCATCGGCAACGCCAATCCCAACCGAAGATAATAAAGACACCACGTCTCTGTCGCGTGAACTGCGAGCGTATTGGAGCTTCGACGGCGACCTCTCCAACGCGTCGGTCTTGGGGGATCGAATCGATGCGTCGGCGAAAAATGGAGCTGCCGTCGTCGCGGATGCTGGAATCCGTGGCGGTGCGGTTCAACTGAAGCGTTCGCAGCAACAGTTCCTCAACGTCCCTCGCAGCTTCCTCGACGAGAACTCCACCGCCCACACCGTCTCGGCTTGGTTCCGATCCGACAGCCTGCCGGCTCACGGTTCTTCAGAGCGTCAGTTTCTCTTTGAGAGCACCGCCGAAGGGTCTCCCGACGGCCAGCGCGCCTGGCACTTGTCGCTCGGTTTGCGAACGGGCGAAAATCCAGATCAGGTCAACGTACAAGTCCATACCGTGACGTTGCAACCAGCGGCCAAGCCCGAAGCCGCTCCGCAAGCGATCGCGCAAACGCCGTTTGGCGCGATGCTCGATCGCGACCAACTGAAAGGCCAGTGGAATCATGTCGCTTTGACGTTTGATGGCCAACGGATGCAGATGTTCGTCAACGGGCAAATGGTGATCGATCAACCGCTCCCCATCCCCGGACCGGCTGCCGAATTCGGCGGCTTGATCCTCGGCGGACACCGCGCCGGCGTGGGCCGCAATTTTGATGGTGCGATCGATGAGGTGGCGATCTGGCAACGGGTCCTCTCAGCAGCTGAACTGCAATCGCTGTACGGGAACGGCAAACCGGCCAAGATCGGCCAATAG